From Streptomyces sp. NBC_00237, a single genomic window includes:
- the ftsE gene encoding cell division ATP-binding protein FtsE produces the protein MIRFDNVSKSYPKQNRPALRDVSLEVEKGEFVFLVGSSGSGKSTFLRLLLREERASQGQVHVLGKDLARLSNWKVPQMRRQLGTVFQDFRLLPNKTVAENVAFAQEVIGKPKGEIRKAVPQVLDLVGLGGKEDRMPGELSGGEQQRVAIARAFVNRPMLLIADEPTGNLDPQTSVGIMKLLDRINRTGTTVVMATHDQQIVDQMRKRVIELEKGRLVRDQSRGVYGYQH, from the coding sequence GTGATCCGATTCGACAACGTGTCCAAGTCCTACCCGAAGCAGAACCGGCCCGCCCTGCGGGACGTCTCCCTGGAGGTCGAGAAGGGCGAGTTCGTCTTCCTGGTCGGTTCCTCCGGCTCCGGAAAGTCCACTTTCCTGCGGCTGCTGCTGCGCGAGGAGCGCGCTAGCCAGGGGCAGGTGCACGTGCTGGGCAAGGACCTCGCGCGCCTGTCCAACTGGAAGGTCCCCCAGATGCGGCGCCAGCTCGGCACCGTCTTCCAGGACTTCCGCCTCCTCCCCAACAAGACGGTGGCCGAGAACGTCGCCTTCGCGCAGGAGGTCATCGGCAAGCCGAAGGGCGAGATCCGCAAGGCCGTCCCCCAGGTGCTCGACCTGGTCGGCCTCGGCGGCAAGGAGGACCGGATGCCCGGCGAGCTCTCCGGTGGTGAGCAGCAGCGCGTGGCCATCGCGCGGGCCTTCGTCAACCGCCCCATGCTGCTGATCGCGGACGAGCCGACCGGCAACCTCGACCCGCAGACCTCCGTCGGCATCATGAAGCTGCTGGACCGCATCAACCGCACCGGCACCACTGTGGTGATGGCGACCCACGACCAGCAGATCGTCGACCAGATGCGCAAGCGCGTCATCGAACTTGAGAAGGGCCGTCTCGTACGCGACCAGTCTCGCGGCGTCTACGGCTACCAGCACTGA
- a CDS encoding FHA domain-containing protein, whose protein sequence is MQIRLTVLAPRSGQSRAATQGAPAPGAPVAAAAAPAVCDVLVTAPAGTALAAVASGLAAAVQGPGGPETTGAVVVYAGRERLDAQRCALGEPPLVDGAVLSLQAPAEEDAPELSDLAQLQVVAGPDAGGVHLLHGGQIRIGRSADAEVPLDDPDVSRLHCTVTLADDGRVTVADLGSTNGTTLDGREVGRREVRLAPGALLRVGESALRLAPAGAHGSALPTAPDGEGHLRVPRTPSAAGPGTAEAPAPAPGRYGGGASHHRVSGRPPAQPPVQGAQHGTVPAQGTYGQGQAGPVPVRPDGYGQGHAAQGGSPEPFGSATGAPGTPSAAGRFPPAYQGQGPFAGTADRTHGAGRVVDSGDDPRTGRDDTRTGRAAEPRKEEPRRRGGIGSWARRLAGGRTDPTHDYADEQPARETSAPVSDAAPSARPAPVADSAAPDPWPDAAALLLTALQPGPRLWERGPAHPESLVLRLGTADRTAPDGAGLLPAVPVTVGLREAGSLGLAGPRSRLAGLARSVVAQLAALHSPTDLEIVLISADRSRPAEERAREWGWLGWLPHLRPAHGQDCRLLLAYDRDQASARVAELVRRTEEGPLEADAPRTVVIVDGDPGSAGLREAAVRLAAHGAAHGIHLLCLAETPAASPLSPVEATYDAACASAPAFRECGAVALLSGDVATAVRVLRTAGGQSAGHGTLGSVDAVSAAWAERFARAMAPLRTDAADLGPSGTPGQGRGAGRLSAATLPPVSRLLDELGLARATPASLMARWAAAADDEQVPGATRAWAVLGAGPRGPVCADLALDGPHLLVEGPAGSGRTELLRSAAASLAAAARPDRLGLILVDGAGGERGEGLRACTELPHVSTHLVASDPVRMREFAQALGAELKRRDELLGGLDFADWHAGRAPRTAGSAASAASAASAASGTPSVPAARTQAQALAQAQAQGYAPGQGSAPAAQGPEASAPYASIGAQRGEARTGGTGGSQGAGDIEAPSTGTLRLRPASVRERERERQAQAGGGPSALPRLVVLVDDFDALVAPALGSTGRPSAGSVVRALEAVARHGARLGVHLVAASARPDRTADTELARGERLLRVVLDPPPSAPAPEEPAPGRGRLLHPDGSVTPLQGGRVTGRIPRTATQRPTVVPLEWDRMGDPPTRRPVRELGNGPTDLALLASALERAARTVNAESLPPLAAPQEAR, encoded by the coding sequence ATGCAGATCCGGCTGACCGTCCTCGCGCCGCGCAGCGGCCAGAGCCGAGCCGCCACGCAGGGCGCGCCCGCGCCGGGAGCACCGGTCGCGGCGGCCGCCGCCCCGGCGGTCTGCGACGTGCTCGTCACCGCACCCGCCGGGACGGCGCTCGCCGCGGTGGCCTCCGGGCTCGCGGCCGCAGTGCAGGGTCCCGGCGGTCCGGAGACGACAGGCGCGGTGGTGGTGTACGCCGGGCGCGAGCGCCTGGACGCACAGCGCTGCGCACTGGGCGAACCGCCGCTGGTGGACGGAGCGGTGCTGTCGCTCCAGGCCCCGGCCGAGGAGGACGCCCCCGAACTGTCCGACCTCGCTCAGCTCCAGGTGGTGGCGGGCCCCGACGCGGGCGGCGTGCACCTCCTGCACGGCGGCCAGATCCGGATCGGCCGCTCGGCCGACGCCGAGGTGCCGCTGGACGACCCCGACGTGTCCCGGCTGCACTGCACGGTGACGCTCGCCGACGACGGCCGGGTCACCGTCGCCGACCTCGGCTCGACGAACGGCACGACGCTGGACGGCCGCGAGGTCGGACGGCGGGAGGTGCGCCTGGCACCGGGGGCACTGCTGCGGGTCGGCGAGTCCGCCCTGCGGCTGGCCCCGGCGGGTGCGCACGGGAGCGCACTGCCCACCGCCCCGGACGGCGAGGGCCACTTGCGGGTGCCGCGCACGCCGTCGGCGGCGGGCCCAGGTACGGCCGAGGCTCCCGCCCCCGCCCCCGGGCGGTACGGAGGGGGCGCGTCCCACCACAGGGTGAGCGGCAGACCCCCGGCGCAGCCCCCCGTACAGGGGGCACAGCACGGCACGGTGCCCGCGCAGGGCACGTACGGACAGGGCCAGGCAGGCCCCGTCCCTGTCCGACCGGACGGGTACGGACAGGGTCACGCGGCACAGGGCGGGAGCCCGGAGCCGTTCGGCTCCGCGACCGGGGCCCCCGGTACCCCGTCGGCTGCCGGCCGTTTCCCGCCGGCGTACCAGGGCCAGGGCCCCTTCGCCGGAACGGCGGACCGTACGCACGGCGCCGGACGGGTCGTCGACAGCGGCGACGACCCGCGCACGGGCCGGGACGACACCCGCACGGGCAGGGCCGCCGAGCCCCGCAAGGAGGAGCCCAGGAGACGCGGCGGCATAGGGAGTTGGGCACGCCGCCTCGCCGGGGGCCGCACCGACCCGACGCACGACTACGCGGACGAGCAGCCCGCCCGGGAGACCTCGGCCCCGGTGTCCGATGCGGCTCCCTCCGCGCGGCCCGCCCCCGTCGCGGACTCCGCAGCCCCTGACCCGTGGCCCGACGCCGCGGCGCTGCTGCTGACCGCGCTCCAGCCGGGGCCCAGGCTGTGGGAGCGCGGGCCCGCGCACCCCGAGTCGCTGGTGCTGCGCCTGGGCACCGCCGACCGGACCGCCCCCGACGGCGCGGGCCTGCTGCCCGCTGTGCCGGTGACGGTGGGGCTGCGGGAGGCGGGTTCGCTGGGGCTCGCGGGGCCCCGGTCGCGGCTGGCCGGACTGGCGCGTTCCGTGGTGGCGCAGCTCGCCGCGCTGCACTCCCCGACCGACCTGGAGATCGTGCTGATCAGCGCGGACCGCTCCCGGCCCGCCGAGGAGCGGGCCCGCGAGTGGGGCTGGCTGGGCTGGCTGCCGCATCTGCGCCCGGCGCACGGGCAGGACTGCCGACTGCTCCTGGCGTACGACCGCGACCAGGCTTCGGCCCGGGTCGCCGAGCTGGTACGGCGTACGGAGGAAGGCCCGCTGGAGGCCGACGCGCCGCGCACCGTGGTGATCGTGGACGGCGACCCCGGTTCGGCCGGGCTGCGCGAGGCGGCGGTGCGGCTCGCCGCGCACGGTGCGGCGCACGGCATCCACCTGCTGTGCCTCGCCGAGACGCCCGCCGCGTCCCCGCTGTCCCCGGTCGAGGCGACGTACGACGCGGCCTGCGCGAGTGCGCCCGCGTTCCGCGAGTGCGGAGCGGTGGCGCTGCTGAGCGGGGACGTGGCCACGGCGGTACGGGTACTGCGCACGGCGGGCGGGCAGAGCGCCGGGCACGGCACGCTGGGTTCGGTGGACGCGGTCTCGGCGGCGTGGGCGGAGCGCTTCGCGCGGGCGATGGCCCCGCTGCGCACGGACGCCGCCGACCTCGGTCCCTCCGGCACGCCCGGTCAGGGCCGGGGCGCGGGGCGGCTGTCGGCGGCGACGCTGCCCCCGGTGTCCCGGCTGCTCGACGAGCTGGGTCTGGCCCGAGCGACTCCCGCTTCCCTGATGGCGCGTTGGGCGGCCGCGGCCGACGACGAGCAGGTGCCGGGGGCGACCCGGGCGTGGGCGGTGCTGGGCGCGGGTCCGCGCGGCCCGGTCTGCGCGGACCTGGCGCTGGACGGCCCGCACCTGCTGGTCGAGGGCCCCGCGGGCAGCGGTCGTACGGAACTGCTGCGGTCGGCGGCGGCTTCCCTCGCCGCAGCCGCGAGGCCGGACCGGCTGGGGCTGATCCTGGTCGACGGGGCGGGCGGCGAGCGCGGCGAAGGACTGCGCGCCTGCACCGAACTGCCGCACGTGTCGACGCACCTGGTGGCCTCCGACCCGGTGCGGATGCGCGAGTTCGCGCAGGCGCTGGGCGCGGAGCTGAAGCGGCGCGACGAGCTGCTGGGCGGCCTGGACTTCGCGGACTGGCACGCGGGGCGGGCTCCGCGGACGGCGGGCTCGGCGGCTTCGGCAGCTTCGGCGGCTTCCGCGGCTTCGGGCACACCGTCCGTTCCTGCGGCACGTACGCAGGCACAGGCACTGGCACAGGCACAGGCACAGGGGTACGCGCCGGGCCAGGGCTCCGCCCCCGCCGCACAGGGGCCGGAGGCATCCGCTCCGTACGCCTCCATCGGCGCACAGCGCGGCGAGGCGCGCACGGGCGGGACCGGGGGTTCCCAGGGCGCGGGCGACATAGAAGCACCGAGCACCGGGACGCTGCGGCTTCGCCCCGCCTCCGTACGGGAGCGCGAACGGGAGCGTCAGGCGCAGGCCGGTGGCGGCCCGTCCGCGCTGCCCCGACTGGTGGTGCTGGTCGACGACTTCGACGCACTGGTCGCTCCCGCGCTGGGCAGTACGGGACGGCCTTCGGCGGGTTCCGTCGTACGGGCCCTAGAGGCGGTCGCCCGGCACGGCGCCCGGCTCGGGGTGCACCTGGTGGCCGCCTCGGCCCGCCCGGACCGCACGGCCGACACCGAACTGGCACGCGGGGAAAGGCTGTTGCGGGTGGTCCTGGACCCGCCGCCCTCGGCCCCCGCGCCCGAGGAGCCCGCGCCGGGGCGGGGCAGGCTGCTGCACCCGGACGGTTCGGTGACGCCGCTCCAGGGCGGCCGGGTCACGGGCCGCATCCCGCGCACGGCGACACAGCGGCCGACCGTGGTCCCGCTGGAGTGGGACCGGATGGGCGATCCGCCGACCCGTCGGCCGGTCCGCGAGCTGGGCAACGGGCCGACCGACCTCGCGCTGCTGGCCAGTGCCCTGGAGCGGGCGGCACGGACGGTCAACGCGGAGTCGCTGCCGCCGCTGGCCGCCCCGCAGGAGGCCCGATGA
- a CDS encoding ABC transporter substrate-binding protein → MAVTAASALALTGCGDGGGKKDPEKPGGTSGAPQPPADALKLPNLDGQKLQVIAVWTGAEGENFKKVLKEFEKRTGATVSYVPTQDAMLTYIGSKISGGTPPDVAMLQQPGALKQAVANKWLKPLDAGTQAQLDKNYSKGWKDIAAVGGTQYGVYYKSANKSLIWYNTKVFENAGASEPKTWKDFLTTAETISQSGVTPVSVGGSDGWTLTDWFENIYLSQAGPKKYDQLAKHEIKWTDPSVKAALTTMAELFGKENYLVGGSKGAVGTPFPKSVEQTFSGGEQAKGAMVFEGDFVAVNIGQTKAKLGTDAKVFPFPAVGDKSPVVTGGDVAVALKDSQATKALMTFLASTDAAKISAGAGGFISPNKSVDMSAYPNDTLRDIAKALIGAGDDFRFDMSDQAPQSFGGTPGKGEWKILQDFVRNPKDIAGAQQKLETEAAAAFKN, encoded by the coding sequence ATGGCCGTGACGGCGGCGAGTGCGCTCGCCCTCACCGGCTGCGGCGACGGCGGCGGCAAGAAGGACCCGGAGAAGCCGGGCGGCACCTCGGGCGCCCCGCAGCCGCCCGCCGACGCACTGAAGCTCCCCAACCTGGACGGTCAGAAGCTCCAGGTCATCGCCGTATGGACGGGCGCCGAGGGCGAGAACTTCAAAAAGGTCCTCAAGGAGTTCGAGAAGCGCACCGGGGCGACGGTGAGTTACGTGCCGACGCAGGACGCCATGCTCACGTACATCGGCTCGAAGATCTCCGGCGGCACTCCCCCGGACGTCGCGATGCTCCAGCAGCCGGGCGCGCTCAAGCAAGCCGTCGCGAACAAGTGGCTCAAGCCCCTCGACGCGGGTACCCAGGCCCAGTTGGACAAGAACTACTCCAAGGGCTGGAAGGACATCGCGGCCGTCGGCGGCACCCAGTACGGGGTGTACTACAAGTCCGCGAACAAGTCCCTGATCTGGTACAACACCAAGGTCTTCGAGAACGCGGGGGCGAGCGAGCCCAAGACCTGGAAGGACTTCCTGACCACCGCGGAAACGATCTCGCAGTCGGGCGTCACCCCGGTCTCGGTCGGCGGTTCGGACGGCTGGACGCTCACCGACTGGTTCGAGAACATCTACCTCTCGCAGGCGGGCCCGAAGAAGTACGACCAGCTCGCCAAGCACGAGATCAAGTGGACGGACCCGTCCGTGAAGGCCGCGCTGACCACGATGGCCGAGCTGTTCGGCAAGGAGAACTACCTGGTCGGCGGGTCGAAGGGCGCGGTCGGTACGCCGTTCCCGAAGTCCGTCGAGCAGACCTTCAGCGGCGGTGAGCAGGCCAAGGGCGCGATGGTCTTCGAGGGCGACTTCGTGGCCGTCAACATCGGGCAGACGAAGGCCAAACTGGGCACGGACGCCAAGGTGTTCCCCTTCCCTGCGGTCGGCGACAAGTCCCCGGTGGTGACCGGCGGCGACGTCGCGGTGGCGCTGAAGGACTCCCAGGCCACGAAGGCGCTGATGACCTTCCTGGCCTCCACGGACGCCGCGAAGATCTCGGCGGGCGCGGGCGGCTTCATCTCGCCGAACAAGTCCGTCGACATGTCGGCGTACCCCAACGACACGCTGCGCGACATCGCGAAGGCGCTGATCGGCGCGGGGGACGACTTCCGCTTCGACATGTCGGACCAGGCACCGCAGTCGTTCGGCGGCACGCCGGGCAAGGGCGAGTGGAAGATCCTCCAGGACTTCGTACGGAACCCGAAGGACATCGCGGGTGCCCAGCAGAAGCTGGAGACCGAAGCAGCCGCGGCGTT
- the prfB gene encoding peptide chain release factor 2, with amino-acid sequence MAVVDVSEELKSLSSTMGSIEAVLDLEKMRADIAVLEEQAAAPSLWDDPDAAQKITSKLSHLQAELRKTEALRGRIDDVAVMFELAADEDDADALAEAESELVSVRKALDEMEVRTLLSGEYDEREALVNIRAEAGGVDASDFAERLQRMYLRWAERHNYSTEVYETSFAEEAGIKSTTFVVKAPYAYGTLSVEQGTHRLVRISPFDNQGRRQTSFAGVEVLPVVEKTDHIEIDETELRVDVYRASGPGGQGVNTTDSAVRLTHIPTGIVVSCQNERSQIQNKASAMNVLQAKLLERRRQEEQAVMDALKGDGGNSWGNQMRSYVLHPYQMVKDLRTEFEVGNPQSVLDGEIDGFLEAGIRWRKQQEK; translated from the coding sequence GTGGCAGTCGTCGATGTATCCGAAGAGCTGAAGTCCCTCTCCTCGACCATGGGGTCGATCGAGGCCGTCCTGGACCTCGAAAAGATGAGGGCCGACATCGCCGTGCTCGAAGAGCAGGCCGCGGCGCCGTCCCTGTGGGACGACCCCGATGCCGCCCAGAAGATCACCAGCAAGCTCTCGCACCTCCAGGCCGAGCTCCGCAAGACCGAGGCCCTGCGCGGCCGGATCGACGACGTCGCGGTCATGTTCGAGCTGGCCGCCGACGAGGACGACGCGGACGCCCTCGCCGAGGCCGAGAGCGAGCTCGTCTCCGTACGCAAGGCGCTGGACGAGATGGAGGTCCGCACGCTCCTCTCCGGCGAGTACGACGAGCGCGAGGCCCTCGTCAACATCCGTGCCGAGGCGGGAGGCGTCGACGCCTCCGACTTCGCCGAGCGCCTCCAGCGCATGTACCTGCGCTGGGCCGAGCGGCACAACTACTCCACCGAGGTCTACGAGACCTCGTTCGCGGAGGAGGCGGGCATCAAGTCCACCACCTTCGTCGTGAAGGCCCCGTACGCGTACGGCACGCTCTCCGTCGAGCAGGGCACGCACCGCCTGGTCCGCATCTCGCCGTTCGACAACCAGGGGCGTCGCCAGACCTCCTTCGCCGGTGTCGAGGTCCTCCCGGTCGTCGAGAAGACCGACCACATCGAGATCGACGAGACCGAGCTGCGCGTGGACGTCTACCGCGCGTCGGGCCCCGGCGGCCAGGGCGTCAACACCACCGACTCGGCGGTGCGCCTCACCCACATCCCGACCGGCATCGTCGTCTCCTGCCAGAACGAGCGCTCCCAGATCCAGAACAAGGCGAGCGCCATGAACGTCCTCCAGGCGAAGCTCCTGGAGCGCCGCCGCCAGGAGGAGCAGGCCGTCATGGACGCCCTCAAGGGCGACGGCGGCAACTCCTGGGGCAACCAGATGCGTTCGTACGTCCTGCACCCGTACCAGATGGTCAAGGACCTCCGTACGGAGTTCGAGGTCGGCAACCCGCAGTCCGTCCTCGACGGCGAGATCGACGGCTTCCTGGAGGCCGGAATCCGCTGGCGCAAGCAGCAGGAGAAGTAA
- a CDS encoding serine/threonine-protein kinase translates to MRPVGSKYLLEQPLGRGATGTVWRARQRETAGAEAAVAGQPGETVAIKVLKEELANDADVVMRFLRERSVLLRLTHPNIVRTRDLVVEGDLLALVMDLIDGPDLHRYLRDNGPLTPVAASLLTAQIADALAASHADGVVHRDLKPANVLVDERDGAMHPMLTDFGIARLADSPGLTRTHEFVGTPAYVAPESAEGRPQTSAVDIYGAGILLYELVTGRPPFAGGTALEVLHRHLSEEPRRPTTVPEPLWTVIERCLRKDPDQRPSAENLARALRTVAPGIGVHATSAQVEAAMGVGALLAPDPAPAPVPDTGASGDADPTQVLPSNAGSYDPNGATSVLPSTGAHGQVGGPRGAADPTAVMPPVPPRPAGAPAGAGPEEPHPWQNQLRAARDRNEQTQMQYLDPSQDPLRRRPQRQQGQQRQQGQQAQGQYGQQGQGQGQYGQQQGQYQQPQQQRPPQRQQQRPQPQQNYAPQHHQPQAPPPQQRYAPQPQQPQQPQQPQAPAPREPRPPREPRRRTANPMRIPGLGCLKGCLFTIVLLFVAAWLIWELTPLQEWIGTTKGFFAQIGDVWDSIVKFFDDIGGSTP, encoded by the coding sequence GTGCGGCCGGTAGGCAGTAAGTACCTGCTTGAGCAGCCGCTCGGGCGCGGCGCCACGGGCACCGTCTGGCGCGCCCGCCAGCGGGAGACCGCGGGCGCCGAGGCGGCCGTCGCGGGCCAGCCGGGCGAGACCGTCGCGATCAAGGTCCTCAAGGAGGAGCTCGCGAACGACGCGGACGTGGTGATGCGCTTCCTGCGCGAACGCTCCGTACTCCTGCGGCTCACGCACCCCAACATCGTGCGCACCCGCGACCTGGTCGTCGAGGGCGACCTCCTCGCCCTGGTCATGGACCTGATCGACGGCCCCGACCTGCACCGCTACCTCCGCGACAACGGCCCCCTCACGCCGGTGGCCGCGTCCCTGCTCACCGCGCAGATCGCCGACGCGCTGGCGGCCAGCCACGCCGACGGCGTCGTGCACCGCGACCTCAAGCCCGCGAACGTCCTGGTCGACGAGCGCGACGGCGCGATGCACCCGATGCTCACCGACTTCGGCATCGCCCGCCTCGCGGACTCCCCGGGCCTCACCCGCACCCACGAGTTCGTCGGCACGCCCGCGTACGTCGCGCCGGAGTCCGCCGAGGGCCGCCCGCAGACCTCCGCCGTCGACATCTACGGCGCGGGCATCCTGCTGTACGAACTGGTCACCGGCAGGCCCCCGTTCGCGGGCGGCACCGCCCTGGAGGTGCTGCACCGCCACCTCAGCGAGGAGCCGCGCCGCCCCACCACCGTCCCCGAGCCCCTGTGGACGGTCATAGAGCGCTGCCTGCGCAAGGACCCCGACCAGCGCCCCAGCGCCGAGAACCTGGCCCGCGCCCTGCGCACCGTCGCCCCGGGCATCGGCGTGCACGCCACGTCCGCGCAGGTCGAGGCGGCCATGGGCGTCGGCGCGCTGCTCGCCCCCGACCCGGCTCCGGCGCCCGTCCCCGACACCGGGGCTTCCGGCGACGCCGACCCGACGCAGGTGCTGCCGAGCAACGCGGGATCGTACGACCCCAACGGCGCGACCAGCGTCCTGCCCTCGACCGGCGCCCACGGCCAGGTCGGCGGCCCGCGCGGCGCGGCCGACCCGACGGCGGTCATGCCGCCCGTGCCACCGCGTCCGGCCGGTGCCCCCGCCGGTGCGGGCCCCGAGGAACCGCACCCCTGGCAGAACCAGCTCCGCGCCGCCCGCGACCGCAACGAGCAGACGCAGATGCAGTACCTGGACCCGAGCCAGGACCCCCTGCGCCGCCGCCCGCAGCGCCAGCAGGGACAACAGCGCCAGCAGGGGCAGCAGGCCCAGGGACAGTACGGACAGCAGGGTCAGGGCCAGGGGCAGTACGGACAGCAGCAGGGCCAGTACCAGCAGCCCCAGCAGCAGCGCCCGCCCCAGCGGCAGCAGCAGCGCCCCCAGCCCCAGCAGAATTACGCCCCCCAGCACCACCAGCCCCAGGCGCCGCCCCCGCAGCAGCGGTACGCACCCCAGCCGCAGCAGCCGCAGCAGCCCCAGCAGCCCCAGGCACCCGCCCCGCGCGAGCCCCGCCCACCGAGGGAGCCGCGCCGGCGCACCGCCAACCCGATGCGCATCCCGGGCCTCGGCTGCCTCAAGGGCTGCCTGTTCACGATCGTCCTGCTGTTCGTCGCGGCCTGGCTGATCTGGGAGCTGACCCCGCTCCAGGAGTGGATCGGCACCACGAAGGGCTTCTTCGCGCAGATCGGCGACGTGTGGGACAGCATCGTGAAGTTCTTCGACGACATCGGCGGCTCCACGCCGTAG
- a CDS encoding serine/threonine-protein kinase gives MARKIGSRYTAHQILGRGSAGTVWLGEGPEGPVAIKMLREDLASDQELVGRFVQERTALLKLDHPNVVAVRDLVVDGNDLALVMDLVRGTDLRTRLDRERRLAPEAAVAIAIDIADGLAAAHAAQIVHRDVKPENVLLDMQGPLGPGGAHPALLTDFGVAKLIDTPRRTKVTKIIGTPDYLAPEIVEGLPPRAAVDIYALATVLYELLAGFTPFGGGHPGAVLRRHVTETVVPLPGIPEELWQLIVQCLAKAPASRLRASELAAGLREQLPSLVGMGPLDVDEPEAEPTGVSSEADTVAYGAEGAREAEPQPRKGAVPLVSGGSLDSNRDTHTSMRVPAPDELAGGPLGTARVPRASGDRRPGSARHRSEVRRRRLIMTTAGVALLAAVGVGGWLAASSSEDDPAPPPGHSSPAQP, from the coding sequence TTGGCACGGAAAATCGGCAGCCGGTACACCGCCCACCAGATCCTCGGGCGCGGCAGCGCGGGCACGGTGTGGCTCGGCGAGGGACCCGAAGGGCCCGTCGCCATCAAGATGCTGCGCGAGGACCTCGCCTCCGACCAGGAACTGGTCGGGCGCTTCGTCCAGGAGCGCACGGCCCTGCTCAAACTGGACCACCCGAACGTCGTCGCCGTCCGCGACCTGGTCGTCGACGGCAACGACCTCGCGCTGGTCATGGATCTCGTACGGGGCACCGACCTGCGCACCCGGCTCGACCGCGAGCGCAGGCTCGCCCCCGAGGCGGCCGTCGCCATCGCCATCGACATCGCCGACGGTCTCGCCGCGGCCCACGCCGCCCAGATCGTGCACCGCGACGTCAAGCCGGAGAACGTACTCCTGGACATGCAGGGCCCGCTGGGCCCCGGCGGCGCGCATCCCGCGCTCCTCACGGACTTCGGCGTCGCCAAGCTCATCGACACCCCGCGCCGCACCAAGGTCACGAAGATCATCGGGACGCCGGACTACCTCGCTCCGGAGATCGTGGAGGGGCTGCCGCCGCGCGCCGCCGTCGACATCTACGCACTGGCGACCGTGCTGTACGAGCTGCTCGCGGGCTTCACTCCCTTCGGCGGCGGCCACCCGGGCGCGGTGCTGCGGCGGCACGTCACAGAGACGGTGGTTCCGCTTCCGGGCATCCCGGAGGAGCTGTGGCAGCTGATAGTGCAGTGCCTCGCGAAGGCCCCGGCCTCCCGGCTGCGCGCGTCCGAGCTGGCGGCGGGCCTGCGCGAGCAGCTCCCCTCGCTGGTGGGGATGGGACCGCTGGACGTGGACGAGCCGGAGGCGGAGCCGACCGGGGTCTCTTCGGAGGCCGACACCGTCGCGTACGGGGCCGAGGGCGCGCGGGAGGCCGAGCCGCAGCCGCGCAAGGGCGCGGTGCCGCTGGTGTCCGGGGGCTCCCTGGACTCGAACCGGGACACGCACACCTCCATGCGCGTGCCCGCGCCGGACGAGCTGGCCGGGGGCCCGCTCGGGACGGCCCGGGTACCGCGCGCCTCGGGTGACCGCCGTCCCGGCTCCGCCCGGCACCGGTCGGAGGTCCGTCGGCGCAGGCTCATCATGACGACGGCGGGGGTGGCGTTGCTGGCGGCGGTCGGCGTGGGCGGCTGGCTCGCGGCCTCCTCCTCCGAGGACGACCCCGCCCCGCCCCCCGGCCACTCGTCCCCGGCCCAGCCCTGA
- the ftsX gene encoding permease-like cell division protein FtsX produces the protein MRAQFVLSEIGVGLRRNLTMTFAVIVSVALSLALFGGALLMRDQVSEMKSFWYDKVNISIYFCNKNDAETGVPQCAKGEVTKDQKAQIERDLKGMDVVESVFHEDADEAFNHYKEQFGDTPMANVITPDQMQESFRVKLKDPQKYKVVATAFQGRPGVQSVEDQRSILDQLFELMNGMNVAALFLMGLMLVIALMLIVNTVRVSAFSRRRETGIMRLVGASSFYIQAPFIMEAAVAGLIGGALACVLLVLGRYFLIDHGLALADKMELVQFIGWDAVLTKLPLVLAISLLMPALAAFFALRKYLKV, from the coding sequence ATGCGCGCCCAGTTCGTCCTGTCGGAGATCGGTGTCGGTCTTCGAAGGAACCTCACGATGACCTTTGCCGTCATCGTCTCCGTGGCTCTCTCCCTCGCTCTCTTCGGCGGCGCGCTCCTGATGCGCGACCAGGTCAGCGAGATGAAGAGCTTCTGGTACGACAAGGTCAACATCTCGATCTACTTCTGCAACAAGAACGACGCGGAGACCGGCGTACCGCAGTGCGCCAAGGGCGAGGTCACCAAGGACCAGAAGGCCCAGATCGAGCGGGATCTCAAGGGGATGGACGTCGTCGAAAGCGTCTTCCACGAAGACGCGGACGAGGCGTTCAACCACTACAAGGAGCAGTTCGGCGACACCCCGATGGCGAACGTCATCACGCCGGACCAGATGCAGGAGTCCTTCCGCGTCAAGCTCAAGGACCCGCAGAAGTACAAGGTGGTGGCCACCGCCTTCCAGGGCAGGCCGGGCGTGCAGTCCGTCGAGGACCAGAGATCCATCCTCGACCAGCTCTTCGAGCTGATGAACGGCATGAACGTCGCCGCGCTCTTCCTGATGGGCCTGATGCTCGTCATCGCACTGATGCTGATCGTGAACACCGTGCGCGTCTCCGCGTTCAGCAGACGGCGGGAGACGGGCATCATGCGGCTCGTCGGCGCGTCGAGCTTCTACATCCAGGCGCCGTTCATCATGGAGGCCGCGGTCGCCGGGCTCATCGGCGGTGCGCTCGCCTGCGTGCTGCTGGTCCTCGGCCGGTACTTCCTGATCGACCACGGTCTGGCGCTCGCCGACAAGATGGAACTGGTGCAGTTCATCGGCTGGGACGCGGTCCTCACCAAGCTCCCGCTGGTGCTCGCGATCAGTCTGCTGATGCCCGCGCTCGCCGCCTTCTTCGCGCTCCGCAAGTACTTGAAGGTGTGA